Proteins from a single region of Gemmatimonadales bacterium:
- a CDS encoding universal stress protein, translating into MIKSILVPLDGSPFSEQALPWAACLAKATGAHLEMVRVHDPVPAWTIATEGAVAATAVDPSIRDGEEQYLANCAARLEEGGFTGITRQLLDGDVVDQIAAHAEDNAFGLVVLATHGRGALSRLWLGSVSDALVRRLTVPVLLIRPAEGTTIPPAEQFRKVFVALDGSTESESAIGPALALADPKRCEVVLLRVVPPIPIAGEAGMGASLAMDDSLTASLTEQAEAYLEGVAARVRSPAVKVSTRVVVEPGVAQAILHEAALADAELLALATHGARGLRRMVLGSVADKVLRGADRPVLLTRVPDRR; encoded by the coding sequence ATGATCAAGAGCATCCTTGTCCCACTCGACGGCTCCCCGTTCTCGGAGCAGGCGCTGCCCTGGGCCGCCTGCCTCGCCAAGGCGACGGGGGCGCACCTCGAGATGGTGCGCGTGCACGACCCGGTGCCCGCCTGGACGATCGCCACCGAGGGTGCCGTGGCCGCCACGGCGGTGGACCCGTCCATCCGCGACGGAGAAGAGCAGTACCTGGCGAATTGCGCCGCCCGCCTCGAGGAAGGAGGGTTTACCGGCATCACCCGGCAGCTCCTGGATGGTGACGTGGTGGACCAGATCGCGGCGCACGCCGAGGACAACGCGTTCGGACTCGTGGTCCTCGCCACGCATGGACGCGGGGCGCTCAGTCGTCTCTGGCTCGGCAGTGTGTCCGACGCGCTGGTGCGGCGGCTCACCGTGCCCGTCCTGCTCATTCGTCCGGCCGAAGGGACCACGATTCCGCCGGCGGAACAGTTCCGCAAGGTGTTTGTGGCGCTCGACGGTTCCACCGAGTCGGAGTCCGCCATCGGGCCGGCGCTGGCGCTCGCGGACCCGAAGCGGTGCGAAGTCGTCCTGCTTCGGGTGGTGCCGCCCATTCCGATCGCCGGCGAGGCGGGAATGGGCGCGTCGCTCGCCATGGACGACTCGCTGACCGCCTCCCTCACGGAGCAGGCTGAAGCCTATCTGGAGGGAGTGGCGGCGCGGGTCCGGAGTCCCGCCGTCAAGGTGTCCACCCGTGTCGTGGTGGAGCCCGGAGTTGCCCAGGCCATCCTGCACGAGGCGGCGCTCGCCGACGCGGAACTGCTCGCGCTCGCCACCCATGGGGCGCGCGGGCTGCGGCGGATGGTGCTCGGGAGCGTGGCCGACAAGGTCCTGCGGGGCGCCGATCGCCCGGTGCTCCTGACCCGGGTGCCCGACCGCCGTTAA
- a CDS encoding MgtC/SapB family protein: protein MLSAATVLPLAASEAAVGMGVAALIGLAVGIERQWSGHAEGPDARFAGARTFFLLGGAGGIAGVLLMAGAVALSAVLLGGAALLVAAAYVLASRRGSLDPDATTEVAAVVVLGLGVIAGLGHLRLASAAGVVVVLALNEKSRIHEFVRHIDDWELRGALQFAVLALVVLPLMPKGPFGPLGGIYPQSLWLLVLLFSGLNFLGFVARRGVGVRRGYAYAGLAGGLISSTAVTLNFARRSRIEPEAGRGLAAGVVAACTILVIRVTGITFVLNPDAGWALLPMAFIPLAAGTILTAWAFRPGTEADDPAAEPMTPPSNPLRLGSAIRLALLFQGALMALTWVQGRFGDPGVLPLAAFLGLTDMDALTVSMAKLATDGGMVRLAAEAIMLGMLSNTVLKLTVAVTLGTSQFRRLAGAGLAYLGLATLLALLLI from the coding sequence GTGCTAAGCGCGGCCACGGTCCTTCCCCTTGCCGCGTCAGAAGCGGCGGTGGGCATGGGTGTGGCCGCGCTCATCGGCCTGGCGGTCGGTATCGAGCGCCAGTGGTCGGGACATGCCGAAGGTCCGGACGCCCGCTTTGCGGGGGCCCGGACCTTCTTCTTGCTGGGGGGTGCGGGCGGGATTGCCGGCGTGCTCCTGATGGCAGGAGCCGTGGCGCTGTCCGCGGTCCTCCTCGGTGGTGCCGCGCTGTTGGTGGCAGCCGCCTATGTCCTCGCCAGCCGGCGGGGCTCCCTGGATCCGGACGCCACCACGGAGGTGGCCGCAGTTGTCGTGCTCGGGCTCGGGGTGATTGCCGGGCTGGGACATTTGCGCCTGGCGAGCGCCGCCGGGGTCGTCGTCGTGCTCGCCCTGAACGAGAAAAGCAGGATCCACGAGTTCGTCCGGCATATCGACGACTGGGAGTTGCGCGGGGCGCTCCAGTTTGCTGTCCTGGCCCTGGTCGTCCTCCCGCTGATGCCGAAGGGCCCCTTTGGCCCCCTCGGCGGAATCTATCCGCAGTCGCTGTGGCTCCTGGTACTGCTCTTTTCCGGGCTGAACTTCCTCGGATTCGTCGCGCGGCGCGGGGTGGGGGTTCGGCGGGGGTATGCCTATGCGGGCCTCGCCGGCGGCCTGATTTCGTCGACGGCCGTGACGCTGAACTTTGCCCGCCGAAGCCGGATCGAACCTGAGGCGGGCCGGGGCCTGGCCGCCGGAGTGGTCGCGGCCTGCACGATTCTCGTCATTCGCGTCACCGGCATCACCTTTGTGCTGAACCCCGACGCCGGGTGGGCACTGCTGCCGATGGCCTTCATCCCGCTCGCCGCCGGAACGATCCTCACGGCCTGGGCGTTCCGACCCGGCACCGAGGCGGACGATCCCGCGGCAGAACCGATGACCCCGCCGAGCAATCCGCTCCGGCTGGGAAGTGCCATCCGCCTCGCGCTGCTCTTTCAGGGGGCGCTGATGGCGCTCACCTGGGTGCAGGGCAGGTTCGGGGACCCGGGCGTGCTCCCGCTCGCCGCCTTCCTCGGCCTGACCGACATGGACGCGCTGACGGTCTCCATGGCGAAGCTCGCGACCGACGGGGGGATGGTCCGCCTCGCGGCCGAGGCGATTATGCTGGGAATGCTGAGCAATACCGTGCTCAAGCTCACCGTGGCCGTGACCCTCGGCACGTCCCAGTTCCGCCGGCTGGCGGGGGCCGGACTGGCCTATCTCGGCCTCGCCACACTGCTGGCCCTATTGCTGATCTGA
- a CDS encoding universal stress protein — MELRHVVAATDQSEAGHHAVLVAARLAEQAGARLTVLTVRVATPGQVAAGSGASDAEQQTMLRDLSRGLEAKLQRAAPRIAPAFTVLSGVPGIEIPRYAEEHSGDLLVLGRKQRTQRQRMFLGDTADAVARRSRVPCLFVGLDCEEFDPMLVCLDATERSASVFKAASDFARTIEAPLRAVTVEPVWLNEPDELAATLPASRTLRLNRTLDKALVTTDLRIRRGNVLSELLAEAADAGARLLAFGYHRGGPPGIVEGGSVARGLLHSALCAVLTVPL; from the coding sequence ATGGAGCTTCGGCATGTGGTCGCGGCCACGGATCAATCCGAGGCCGGTCATCACGCCGTGCTGGTCGCCGCACGTCTGGCCGAGCAGGCGGGCGCCCGGCTGACGGTGCTGACGGTCCGTGTGGCCACGCCAGGCCAGGTAGCGGCCGGCAGTGGCGCCTCGGACGCCGAGCAGCAGACCATGCTGCGCGACCTCTCGCGCGGCCTGGAGGCCAAGCTGCAGCGGGCGGCCCCCCGCATTGCGCCGGCCTTCACGGTGCTGTCGGGAGTGCCTGGCATTGAAATCCCGCGCTATGCGGAAGAGCATTCGGGCGACCTCCTGGTCCTGGGCCGGAAGCAGCGGACCCAGCGCCAGCGGATGTTTCTCGGCGACACGGCCGATGCCGTCGCGCGGCGGAGCCGGGTGCCCTGCCTGTTCGTGGGCCTCGACTGCGAGGAATTCGATCCGATGCTGGTCTGTCTCGACGCGACGGAGCGCAGTGCCTCCGTCTTCAAGGCCGCCTCCGACTTCGCGCGCACCATCGAGGCCCCGCTGCGCGCGGTGACCGTCGAACCGGTCTGGCTGAACGAGCCGGATGAACTGGCCGCGACACTGCCGGCGTCGCGGACCCTGCGCCTCAACCGCACGCTGGACAAGGCCCTGGTCACGACGGACCTCCGGATCCGACGGGGGAACGTGCTCTCCGAGCTGCTGGCCGAGGCCGCCGACGCCGGCGCCAGGCTGCTGGCGTTCGGGTACCATCGTGGTGGGCCTCCCGGAATTGTCGAGGGAGGCAGCGTGGCCCGCGGCCTGTTGCATTCGGCGTTGTGCGCCGTATTGACTGTTCCGCTCTGA
- a CDS encoding GAF domain-containing protein, with the protein MTRPPRHASPSPSPERLEQLVSAGLLLTSELSLEGVLQRVADLACEIIGSRYAAIGVLSEDHRRLDAFVTAGIDEATKVRLGAPPEGRGVLGLVMRERRIIRLADLQSHPGSVGFPPGHPPMHSFLGVPIERRRGVFGILYLTEKLDGPEFTAEDEHVARLLAAQTGAAIENARLHEESARLLEEVQQLQRSRERFFAMVNHELRNALAGVYGWAEMLVRKKDPETVPKAAFEVLDSAEQAIALVNDLLDLSRLDEDRLKPVLRDVESTAMVQRAIARVTPMTSAHGIEVIFEAPAGGGAIQTDAHRVEQILLNLLGNATRHAPKESTIRVHLLGDHTRVRIEVLDEGPGVSEEDLDRIFDIYQTKGSDGGVGLGLPLSRRLARLLGGDLRAEARPDVGGCFILELPGGGKLKSSS; encoded by the coding sequence ATGACCCGCCCCCCTCGACACGCCTCCCCCTCACCCTCACCGGAACGGCTGGAACAGCTGGTCTCCGCCGGCCTGCTCCTGACCTCCGAGCTCTCCCTGGAAGGGGTCCTGCAGCGGGTGGCGGATCTCGCCTGCGAGATCATCGGGTCGAGATACGCCGCCATCGGCGTCCTGTCCGAAGATCATCGCCGTCTGGACGCCTTCGTCACGGCGGGCATCGACGAAGCGACGAAGGTTCGGCTCGGGGCGCCGCCGGAAGGCAGGGGCGTCCTCGGTCTGGTGATGCGGGAGCGCAGGATCATCCGACTCGCCGACCTCCAGTCACACCCCGGATCCGTGGGATTCCCCCCCGGGCATCCGCCCATGCACTCCTTTCTCGGCGTGCCGATCGAGCGCAGACGAGGCGTGTTCGGCATCCTCTACCTGACCGAAAAGCTCGACGGCCCCGAGTTCACCGCCGAGGACGAGCACGTCGCCCGGCTCCTGGCGGCCCAGACCGGCGCCGCCATCGAGAACGCCAGGCTCCACGAGGAAAGCGCCCGACTGCTTGAAGAAGTCCAGCAGCTGCAGCGCTCCCGAGAACGCTTCTTTGCCATGGTGAATCACGAACTCAGGAACGCGCTGGCCGGCGTCTACGGCTGGGCGGAGATGCTGGTGCGCAAGAAGGACCCCGAGACCGTGCCCAAGGCAGCGTTCGAGGTGCTCGATTCTGCCGAGCAGGCGATTGCCCTCGTGAACGACCTGCTCGACCTGAGCCGGCTGGATGAAGACCGCCTCAAACCGGTGCTTCGCGACGTGGAGTCGACGGCGATGGTCCAGCGCGCCATTGCCCGCGTCACTCCGATGACGAGCGCACACGGCATCGAGGTGATCTTCGAAGCTCCGGCCGGCGGGGGGGCCATCCAGACCGACGCGCACCGGGTCGAGCAAATCCTCCTCAACCTGCTGGGCAATGCGACCCGGCACGCTCCGAAGGAGTCGACCATCCGCGTGCATCTCCTCGGAGACCACACCAGGGTCCGGATCGAGGTGCTGGATGAAGGACCAGGCGTGTCCGAAGAAGACCTCGACAGGATCTTCGACATCTACCAGACCAAGGGATCCGATGGCGGCGTCGGCCTTGGCCTGCCCCTGTCCCGCCGCCTGGCACGGCTCCTCGGGGGTGATCTCCGTGCTGAGGCCCGGCCGGACGTGGGTGGCTGCTTCATCCTTGAGCTGCCAGGTGGCGGAAAACTAAAGAGTTCTTCATAA
- a CDS encoding response regulator transcription factor — protein sequence MKVLVVEDDRKVAGFIEQGLKEEGWTVDVAPDGEEATMLAHVYQYDVILLDVVLPKKNGFQVAAELRREGRNTPILMLTSRDAVEDVVRGLDAGADDYLAKPFRFEELLARMRALVRRGGAERLETLRYGPLSMDRLRHEVRLDDQPLDLTPKEFQLLEFFLLHPEEVVRRTTLLEKVWDMHFDPESNVVDVHVGNLRRKLAASAGGNLITTVRGVGFCLRAANTVATRSA from the coding sequence ATGAAAGTTCTCGTCGTGGAGGACGACCGGAAGGTCGCCGGGTTCATCGAACAGGGTCTGAAGGAAGAGGGCTGGACCGTGGACGTCGCGCCGGATGGCGAGGAGGCCACGATGCTGGCTCACGTCTACCAGTACGACGTCATCCTGCTCGATGTCGTGTTGCCCAAGAAGAACGGGTTCCAGGTCGCGGCGGAGCTTCGCCGTGAGGGGCGCAACACCCCCATCCTGATGCTCACCTCGCGGGACGCGGTGGAGGATGTGGTCCGCGGCCTCGACGCGGGTGCGGACGACTACTTGGCCAAGCCGTTCCGGTTCGAGGAGCTGCTGGCCCGGATGCGCGCCCTGGTCCGGCGCGGAGGCGCCGAGCGCCTCGAGACGCTCCGCTACGGCCCCCTCTCCATGGATCGGCTGCGTCATGAGGTTCGGCTGGACGACCAGCCCCTGGACCTGACGCCCAAGGAATTCCAGCTCCTGGAGTTCTTCCTCCTCCACCCGGAAGAAGTGGTACGGCGGACCACCCTGCTCGAAAAGGTCTGGGACATGCATTTCGACCCTGAGAGCAACGTGGTGGATGTTCATGTCGGCAACCTTCGCCGGAAGCTCGCCGCCTCCGCCGGTGGCAACCTGATCACTACCGTGCGGGGCGTCGGATTCTGCCTCCGCGCCGCCAACACGGTGGCGACCCGCTCCGCGTGA
- a CDS encoding heavy metal translocating P-type ATPase — MTRRVPPAILPGAALLFILAGLFLRLQPDLSGWSHSLWMAGLLVTGVPVAWKTLRGLLRGRAAADIVATLAIVTAIPLGEPLAGLVVVLMQTGGEALERFAEGRASAAVRELEAAAPHEAHRLLGDGTVEDIAADAVAIDDLLLVRPGEMVPCDAVVTVGASHVDVSRLTGEPVPVSAGPGTRLPSGSVNGESPLTLRAEALASQSLYARIVELVRSAQAEKAPLQRLADRYAIWFTPLTLAVCLVAYLISFDPVRVLAVLVVATPCPLILATPVAIIGGLNRAARQQIVIRNGGALEQLGGVSVAMFDKTGTLTVGRPALARIVAVSPFTESTLLALAGAVEHGSGHLLARSVVDGARTRGVGLPAASEIREAPGEGVAGRVEGRMVVVGAREYVRRLAPAAVEALNAADGDRAALRAYVAVDGAAAGFLEFADALRPEAAALLRRLSGLGITRIALLSGDRKENVEALSAKLGFTEAHADLLPHDKVALVESAMAGGQKVVMVGDGTNDAPALSTATVGIALASHGGGITAEAADIVILADDLGRVADAIETSRWTMRIARQSIWAGLGLSGAAMVVAAAGYIPPIAGAVLQEVIDIAVILNALRAAAPAPAHSPRAVA, encoded by the coding sequence GTGACCCGGCGCGTGCCCCCGGCGATCCTGCCGGGGGCGGCACTCCTGTTCATCCTTGCGGGGCTGTTCCTACGGCTCCAGCCCGACCTGTCGGGGTGGAGCCATTCACTATGGATGGCGGGACTGCTGGTTACCGGTGTTCCGGTGGCATGGAAGACCCTGCGCGGGCTCTTGCGGGGACGGGCAGCCGCTGACATCGTCGCCACGCTCGCGATCGTCACGGCCATTCCGCTGGGCGAACCGCTCGCCGGCCTCGTGGTCGTGCTGATGCAGACGGGAGGGGAGGCGCTGGAGCGGTTTGCGGAGGGCCGGGCCAGCGCCGCGGTTCGCGAACTGGAGGCGGCGGCCCCCCACGAGGCGCACCGACTCCTCGGTGACGGCACCGTGGAGGACATCGCGGCGGATGCCGTGGCCATCGACGATCTGCTCCTGGTCCGGCCGGGGGAAATGGTCCCCTGCGATGCGGTCGTCACGGTCGGCGCTTCGCACGTGGACGTCTCCCGGCTGACGGGCGAACCGGTCCCGGTCAGCGCCGGGCCGGGCACCCGGCTTCCCAGCGGCTCCGTCAACGGGGAAAGCCCCCTCACGCTGCGCGCCGAGGCGCTCGCGTCGCAGAGCCTCTATGCGCGGATCGTCGAGCTGGTTCGGTCGGCCCAGGCGGAGAAGGCCCCTCTCCAGCGGCTGGCCGACCGGTACGCCATCTGGTTCACGCCGCTTACGCTTGCGGTGTGCCTCGTGGCCTACCTCATTTCGTTCGACCCGGTGCGGGTGCTGGCGGTGCTGGTGGTCGCGACCCCCTGCCCCCTCATCCTGGCCACCCCGGTGGCCATCATCGGGGGATTGAACCGGGCCGCACGGCAGCAGATCGTCATCCGCAACGGCGGGGCGCTCGAGCAGCTTGGCGGCGTGTCGGTCGCGATGTTCGACAAGACGGGCACGCTGACGGTCGGCCGCCCTGCGCTCGCCCGGATCGTGGCGGTGTCGCCCTTCACCGAGTCGACGCTGCTCGCCCTCGCCGGCGCCGTGGAGCACGGTTCGGGGCATCTCCTGGCCCGCTCGGTCGTGGACGGGGCCCGTACCCGGGGTGTCGGCCTGCCGGCCGCGTCGGAGATTCGCGAAGCGCCCGGTGAGGGCGTGGCGGGACGTGTCGAGGGACGGATGGTGGTGGTTGGCGCGCGTGAGTACGTGCGGCGGCTCGCACCGGCAGCGGTCGAGGCGCTGAACGCCGCCGACGGTGACCGGGCGGCACTTCGGGCGTATGTCGCGGTGGACGGCGCGGCGGCCGGGTTCCTGGAGTTTGCCGACGCCCTCCGGCCTGAGGCGGCGGCCTTGCTGCGGCGGCTCTCCGGCCTCGGGATCACCCGGATTGCGCTGCTCTCCGGCGACCGGAAGGAAAACGTCGAGGCCCTCAGCGCCAAACTCGGGTTCACGGAGGCGCACGCCGACCTGCTGCCCCACGACAAGGTGGCGCTCGTCGAGTCGGCCATGGCCGGCGGGCAGAAGGTCGTGATGGTGGGCGACGGCACCAATGACGCTCCCGCGCTCAGCACCGCCACGGTGGGCATCGCGCTCGCCTCGCACGGTGGCGGGATTACCGCGGAAGCGGCCGACATCGTCATTCTCGCCGACGACCTGGGCCGGGTGGCGGACGCGATCGAAACCAGCCGGTGGACCATGCGCATTGCGCGCCAGAGCATCTGGGCGGGCTTGGGGCTCAGTGGCGCCGCAATGGTCGTCGCCGCGGCAGGCTACATTCCACCGATCGCGGGCGCCGTCCTGCAGGAAGTGATCGATATTGCCGTGATTCTCAACGCGCTGCGGGCCGCGGCACCGGCCCCGGCGCATTCACCTCGGGCGGTCGCCTGA
- the ccoN gene encoding cytochrome-c oxidase, cbb3-type subunit I gives MNPQLESFRYDDAIVRKFLWATFVWGLIGMTVGLLIATQLALPALNLDIPWLSFGRLRPLHTNAVIFAFAGNAIFTGVYYSSQRLLKTRMFSDVLSALHFWGWQLIIVLAAITLPLGFTQAKEYAELEWPIDILIAVVWVIFAINFFGTIAKRRERHLYVALWFYIASIITVAILHIFNNLVVPAGILKSYSIYAGVQDAFMQWWYGHNAVAFFLTTPFLGLMYYFLPKAADKPIFSYRLSILHFWTLVFLYIWAGPHHLHYTALPEWASTLGMIFSIMLWMPSWGGMINGLMTLRGAWKKVVEDPILKFFVVAITAYGMSTFEGPMLSVRSVNALAHYTDWIIAHVHTGALGWNGLLTFGMVYWLAPRLFQAKLHSVKMAEVHFWLATFGIILYATAIYSAGLTQGLMWRAYDVTGRLEYPAFIETVMRLMPMYWVRVAGGTLYLAGMVLFGYNLLKTWMARPATYEEPVIQAAPLGDYEELTASRPAGVLARFVQAAWHRTWERLPLTFTILVTVAVLVASLFEIIPTFLIKSNVPTIASVKPYTPLELAGRDIYIREGCFNCHSQMIRPLRYETDRYGEYSKPGEFVYDHPFLWGSRRIGPDLAREGGKYPDLWHVRHMRHPKDLEAKSIMPGYPWMLTNQLDFEGIQRKVDAMVMLGVPYGEAVNDAPGMARRQAEAIGQSIAAQGGPADLSDKEIVAMVAYLQRLGRDISAPAAAGAAGAP, from the coding sequence ATGAATCCACAGCTGGAATCATTCCGCTATGACGACGCCATCGTGCGGAAGTTCCTCTGGGCCACCTTCGTCTGGGGCCTGATCGGCATGACGGTCGGGCTGCTCATCGCCACCCAACTGGCGCTGCCGGCCCTCAACCTCGACATCCCCTGGCTCAGCTTCGGGCGGCTCCGCCCCCTGCACACGAACGCGGTCATCTTCGCGTTCGCGGGCAACGCCATTTTCACCGGCGTGTACTACTCGTCCCAGCGCCTGCTCAAGACGCGCATGTTCAGCGACGTGCTGAGCGCGCTCCACTTCTGGGGATGGCAGCTGATTATCGTGCTGGCGGCGATCACCCTGCCCCTCGGGTTCACCCAGGCCAAGGAATACGCCGAGCTCGAGTGGCCGATCGACATCCTGATCGCCGTCGTCTGGGTCATCTTCGCCATCAACTTCTTCGGGACGATCGCGAAGCGACGGGAGCGGCACCTCTACGTCGCCCTCTGGTTCTACATCGCGAGCATCATCACCGTCGCCATCCTGCACATCTTCAACAACCTGGTCGTGCCGGCCGGGATCCTGAAGAGCTACTCGATCTACGCCGGCGTCCAGGACGCCTTCATGCAGTGGTGGTACGGCCACAACGCCGTGGCCTTCTTCCTGACCACGCCGTTCCTCGGGCTGATGTACTACTTCCTCCCCAAGGCGGCGGACAAGCCGATCTTCAGCTACCGGCTGTCCATCCTGCACTTCTGGACTCTCGTCTTCCTGTATATCTGGGCCGGCCCGCACCACCTGCACTACACCGCCCTGCCGGAGTGGGCGTCCACGCTTGGCATGATCTTCTCCATCATGCTCTGGATGCCCTCCTGGGGCGGCATGATCAACGGCCTGATGACCCTGCGCGGCGCGTGGAAGAAGGTGGTGGAAGACCCGATCCTGAAGTTCTTCGTGGTCGCCATCACCGCCTACGGCATGTCCACCTTCGAGGGCCCGATGCTCTCGGTGCGCAGCGTCAACGCCCTGGCGCACTACACCGACTGGATCATCGCGCACGTCCACACCGGCGCCCTCGGATGGAACGGGCTGCTGACCTTCGGCATGGTGTACTGGCTCGCCCCGCGGCTCTTCCAGGCGAAGCTGCACAGCGTCAAGATGGCCGAGGTGCACTTCTGGCTCGCCACCTTCGGCATCATCCTCTACGCCACCGCCATCTACAGCGCCGGCCTCACGCAGGGCCTCATGTGGCGCGCCTACGACGTGACCGGCCGGCTCGAGTACCCCGCCTTCATCGAGACGGTGATGCGCCTCATGCCCATGTACTGGGTGCGCGTGGCGGGTGGCACGCTGTACCTGGCGGGCATGGTGCTCTTCGGCTACAACCTGCTCAAGACCTGGATGGCGCGTCCGGCCACCTACGAGGAGCCGGTCATCCAGGCCGCGCCGCTCGGCGACTACGAGGAACTGACCGCCTCCCGTCCCGCCGGCGTCCTGGCACGGTTCGTCCAGGCGGCCTGGCACCGCACCTGGGAGCGGCTCCCCCTCACTTTCACCATCCTGGTGACGGTGGCGGTGCTCGTGGCCTCGCTCTTCGAGATCATCCCGACCTTCCTCATCAAGTCGAACGTCCCGACGATCGCGTCGGTCAAGCCGTACACGCCGCTCGAACTCGCGGGGCGCGACATCTACATCCGCGAGGGGTGCTTCAATTGCCACTCGCAGATGATCCGGCCGCTGCGCTACGAGACCGACCGGTACGGCGAGTACTCGAAGCCGGGCGAGTTCGTCTATGACCACCCGTTCCTGTGGGGCTCCCGCCGCATCGGGCCCGACCTGGCGCGGGAGGGCGGCAAGTACCCCGACCTCTGGCACGTCCGGCACATGCGCCACCCGAAGGACCTGGAGGCCAAGTCGATCATGCCGGGGTACCCCTGGATGCTGACCAACCAGCTCGATTTCGAGGGCATCCAGCGCAAGGTGGACGCGATGGTGATGCTCGGCGTCCCCTACGGTGAAGCCGTCAACGACGCCCCCGGCATGGCCCGCCGGCAGGCGGAGGCCATCGGGCAGTCCATCGCCGCGCAGGGTGGACCCGCGGACCTCTCTGACAAGGAGATCGTCGCGATGGTGGCCTATCTCCAGCGGCTGGGGCGCGACATCAGCGCCCCCGCAGCGGCGGGCGCCGCGGGAGCGCCGTGA
- a CDS encoding cbb3-type cytochrome c oxidase subunit 3, with product MRLSDIMSNAGLSHYAEIALVIFLIAFLLITLSVFAPSRRKEFDEASRMPLDDVHPQSPRQGRGDAS from the coding sequence ATGCGCCTCTCCGACATCATGAGCAACGCCGGCCTGTCCCACTATGCGGAAATCGCGCTGGTCATCTTCCTGATCGCGTTCCTCCTGATCACCCTGTCGGTGTTCGCGCCGTCGCGCCGCAAGGAGTTTGACGAGGCCAGCCGCATGCCGCTGGATGACGTTCACCCACAATCACCGCGCCAAGGCCGAGGAGATGCGTCATGA
- a CDS encoding cbb3-type cytochrome c oxidase N-terminal domain-containing protein yields MSASHDEDRLLEHDYDGIQEYDNPMPRWWLYIFWGSIVWAALYWFNVPGIGVGKGRIADYNASVAAAAAEFPPVPHSAAGAEQLLAMSKDPSTLATGKTVFGAYCVACHAADGGGIIGPNLTDNFWIHGGAPEQIYTTVHDGVLAKGMPAWGQSLKPDEVTAVVAYVISLQGTTPASPKAPEGTAADAPPPSGS; encoded by the coding sequence ATGAGCGCCTCGCACGATGAAGACCGGCTGCTGGAGCACGACTACGATGGCATCCAGGAATACGACAACCCGATGCCGCGCTGGTGGCTCTACATCTTCTGGGGCTCGATCGTCTGGGCCGCGCTCTACTGGTTCAACGTGCCTGGCATCGGCGTGGGCAAGGGGCGCATCGCGGACTACAACGCCTCGGTGGCGGCGGCCGCCGCCGAGTTCCCGCCGGTGCCGCACAGCGCCGCCGGCGCCGAGCAGCTGCTGGCCATGAGCAAGGACCCCTCGACGCTCGCCACCGGCAAGACGGTCTTCGGCGCCTACTGCGTCGCCTGTCACGCCGCGGACGGCGGCGGCATCATCGGGCCCAACCTGACCGACAATTTCTGGATCCACGGCGGCGCCCCGGAACAGATCTACACGACCGTGCACGACGGCGTCCTCGCCAAGGGCATGCCGGCCTGGGGCCAGAGCCTGAAGCCGGACGAGGTCACCGCCGTGGTGGCCTACGTCATTTCCCTGCAGGGCACCACCCCGGCGTCGCCAAAAGCGCCGGAGGGGACCGCCGCCGACGCCCCCCCGCCCAGCGGGAGTTGA